In Colletotrichum higginsianum IMI 349063 chromosome 1, whole genome shotgun sequence, one genomic interval encodes:
- a CDS encoding Duf567 domain protein, whose amino-acid sequence MAAPAVHHLPQAGNSVGIFPQMTARQSETLVLKEKMLSLTGDSFDIKLANGQPILRVQGKALSISGRKSVYDMAGNHLFDIAKEHLHIHTTFVAQDPQGNKIMEVKSSFALIGSKATATFISPHSGKSETLEMKGNWLSTQADIVDTTTGQVLGRIDRNMLRVRDFLGGKQTYALTVAPGVDMALMCALCICLDEKKNDQKG is encoded by the exons ATGGCCGCGCCCGCAGTGCACCACCTCCCGCAGGCCGGCAACTCGGTCGGCATCTTCCCGCAGATGACGGCGCGGCAGAGCGAGACGCTCGTgctcaaggagaagatgCTGTCCCTGACGGGCGACAGTTTCGACATCAAGCTCGCCAACGGGCAGCCTATCCTCCGCGTGCAGGGCAAGGCGCTGTCCATCTCGGGCCGCAAGTCCGTCTACGACATGGCGGGCAACCACCTGTTCGACATCGCCAAGGAGCACTTGCACATTCACACGACCTTCGTGGCGCAGGATCCTCAAGGGAACAAGATCATGGAGGTCAAAAGCAGCTTTGCGC TCATCGGGTCcaaggcgacggcgaccttcATATCCCCGCACTCGGGCAAAAGCGAAACCCTCGAGATGAAGGGCAACTGGCTGTCGACGCAGGCCGACATCGTTGACACGACGACGGGCCAGGTGCTGGGCCGGATCGACCGCAACATGCTGCGGGTGCGCGACTTCCTGGGAGGCAAGCAGACGTACGCGCTGACGGTGGCGCCGGGCGTCGACATGGCCCTCATGTGCGCCCTGTGCATCTGTctggacgagaagaagaacgacCAGAAGGGTTGA
- a CDS encoding RhaA is able to hydrolyze alpha-1, translating to MPTTLTTYLLGVFEAPFAVVREEAWYRITASRAPTGHLVVAVNGTLILNVSHAYHPRVLAGGGTP from the exons ATGCCT ACGACGCTCACGACCTACCTGCTTGGCGTCTTCGAGGCCCCCTTCGCCGTCGTGAGGGAGGAGGCATGGTACCGCATCACGGCGTCCAGGGCTCCCACcggccacctcgtcgtcgccgtcaacggtACGCTGATCCTCAATGTCTCGCACGCCTACCACCCCCGGgtccttgccggcggcggcacgccGTAG
- a CDS encoding Kinase: MEYNLVTLQQYEQLPSVGSTGILFRVGKDRIFKAAVCISRDQQIQPRPTVEKHYVVEEKILTRLGNHPRVVRLLGRQTTPRGLLLAEASHGGLQQHLNTRDVPQPLRQRWFQQAIECVVYIHSKGIVHSDLRPDNFLIHEASPGTLGLLLCDFGGSVCEELDVDGEGLPDAGFSQPDDEDSIPTPSTDLFSLGSVLYTIVTGHWPYREPGGLFRSQEEKEEYENRVNDLFRRREFPDVKDLYGGDIIARCWTRDYETAADALRDAKGIANRSHCKAT; the protein is encoded by the exons ATGGAATACAACCTTGTTACCCTACAGCAGTATGAACAACTCCCCTCAGTAGGGTCCACGGGCATCCTTTTCCGGGTCGGAAAAGACAGGATCTTCAAGGCAGCTGTTTGCATTTCAAGGGACCAACAGATTCAACCTCGGCCGACGGTAGAGAAACACTATGTGGTTGAGGAGAAAATATTAACTAGGCTAGGAAATCACCCTAGGGTCGTCAG GCTTCTCGGGCGACAGACGACACCTCGAGGACTACTACTCGCTGAGGCTAGTCATGGCGGGCTGCAACAACATCTGAACACCAGAGATGTTCCTCAACCACTCCGACAAAGATGGTTCCAACAAGCCATTGAGTGCGTTGTCTACATACACAGCAAGGGCATCGTCCACAGCGATTTACGTCCTGATAATTTCCTGATCCATGAAGCAAGCCCTGGTACCTTGGGTCTCTTGCTTTGTGATTTTGGAGGGTCTGTCTGCGAAGAGCTGGATGTAGATGGCGAAGGGCTTCCAGACGCAGGCTTCAGTCAACCTGATGATGAAGATAGCATACCGACTCCATCCACGGATCTCTTCAGTCTTGGATCTGTCCTATACACTATAGTTACAGGACATTGGCCTTACAGAGAACCGGGCGGGCTGTTCAGGTCacaggaggagaaggaagaatATGAGAATCGGGTTAATGATCTCTTTAGAAGGCGGGAGTTTCCGGACGTTAAGGATCTATATGGCGGGGACATCATCGCGCGATGTTGGACAAGAGACTATGAAACTGCTGCGGACGCTCTTCGCGATGCGAAAGGCATTGCGAACAGATCGCATTGCAAAGCGACTTAG
- a CDS encoding Ycii-related domain protein translates to MSISARVFKNGFIPAARTLPRATSKTASPFGLGYYRTMATSAKEFLCILPDKPDTLAQRLEVRPTHLANAQAQAGKGKVVVGGAMFEEHPVEGTTPSFKGSVMMYTVQNAEEAWELIRNDIYAQKGVWDLEKAQVIPFKSALRESL, encoded by the exons ATGTCCATCTCCGCACGCGTCTTCAAGAACGGCTTCATCCCCGCAGCCCGAACCCTTCCCCGCGCCACCAGCAAGACCGCCTCACCGTTCGGCCTCGGATACTACCGCACCATGGCCACCAGCGCAAAGGAGTTCCTGTGCATCCTGCCAGACAAGCCGGACACGCTCGCTCAGCGGCTGGAAGTTAGACC CACGCACTTGGCCAACGCCCAGGCTCAAGCGGGCAAAGGAAAGGTGGTAGTTGGCG GCGCCATGTTCGAGGAGCACCCCGTGGAGGGCACGACGCCCAGCTTCAAGGGCAGCGTCATGATGTACACGGTCCAgaacgccgaggaggcctgGGAGCTTATCCGGAACGACATCTACGCCCAGAAGGGCGTGTGGGATCTCGAGAAGGCCCAGGTGATTCCG